GAGGATATCAAGGAGTTTCGCTTGCACATCTGGGCCGAAGCCGAAGCGATCTTAAAAGAGGATAAAGAGCTGTGCGATAAAATCGGACAAAACGGCGCCGCGCTTATCAATGACGGCGACACGGTGCTGACGCATTGTAATGCCGGGGCACTGGCGACAGGCGGTATCGGAACGGCGCTGGCGGTTATCTATGCGGCCAAAAATCAGGGGAAAAATGTTAAAGTCTATGCCGATGAGACCCGGCCGCTGCTGCAGGGGGCGCGGTTGACGTCGTGGGAATTGATGCAGGAAGGAATCGATGTTACTTTGATCTGCGACAATATGGCGGCGATGGTGATGAAACAGGGCAAAATCGATAAAGTGATTGTCGGCACCGACCGGGTGGCCAAAAACGGCGATGTAGCCAACAAGATCGGCACATACGGCGTGGCGGTGCTGGCCAGAGAGCATAATATTCCGTTTTATGTGGCATTGCCGTACTCGACCTTCGATAACAATATTCCGACCGGTGATGATATCCCGATCGAGGAGCGCTCTTCAACAGAGATCACCGATTGGGGCGGGGTGCAGACAGCGCCGGATGGTGTCAAAGTCTATTCACCGGCTTTCGATATCACGCCGCGGGCGCTGGTGACGGCATATATCACGGATCAGGGCGTAACGCCGGGAGGAAGAGGGGAGTGAGGATTCGGCAAATAAAAGGCTGGCAGATGTGCCCACATGGCGGGCCACATACATAATTGGGTCGGATTTGCAGCTTTGGGTTTCTTAATATTTTAATCATAATTAGTTTGCATAAAGTTCTTTTTGTTTATAGATTGCGATGTCGGTAATTCTTGAAATTGAGATATGACTCAGGCTAATTTGTTAGTCTGATGCATGTCGGTGTAAATTAAGTTATTGGTATTGAGGCAATTATATGGACAAGAGATATCAGGTCTTTGTCAGTTCGACTTATGAAGATTTGCGTGCCGAGCGGCAGGAAGTCATTCAGGCCTTGCTGGAATTGGATTGCATTCCGTCCGGGATGGAATTATTTCCAGCGGCGGATGAAGACCAGTGGACGCTCATAAAGCGTGTGATAGATGACCGTGATTATTACATAGTAATTAGTGCCGGGCGTTATGGTTCCATTGGCGCAGATGGTAAAAGTTATACTCAAATGGAATATGAGTATGCGATTTCCGTAAATAAACCAGTTATTGCCTTTCTGCATCAAGATATTGGTAAAATTCCAAATGAGAGAACGGAAAAGAGCGATAAAGGCAAAAGAAATCTAATGGAATTTCGGGCGCTGATGGAAAAAAAGCTCTGTAAATATTGGACTTCGCCGGCAGAATTGGGCGGTGCCGTAAGTCGCAGCATTATCAAGCTTATCAAGGCACATCCCGCCATTGGTTGGGTGAAGGCCGATTTGGTGCCAGATGAATCTGCTGACAAAGAAATACTTGAATTAAGCAGGCAGGTTGCTGAACTTGAAAATCAGTTGGAATTATTAAGAAATGAACCACCATTAGGCTCTGAAGAATTAGCGCAGGGCGATGATTTATTCGAAATGAGATATGTGTGTGATGTATCTGGTGTGAGTGTAGTGGATGGCTATCAGAAGGATGTGGCTGATAGCTATGATTTTACATGGAATGAGATATTTCTAAGAATCGCGCCTATGATGTTAGATGAAGTGTCGGAACAAGATTTGATAAAAGAATTAAATGAGATGATTTTGAATAGAGATCTCTCTCAAAAGAAGGATCCAGAGGATTATGAATATGAAATAGGTAATGTTGTAGTATTCAGTGATGATTTTCAGACAATAAAAGTGCAGTTACGTTCACTCGGGTTAATAGTCCAAGGCAATAAACCACGCAGCGCTAAAGACACGAATATTTATTGGAAACTGACTCCCTATGGTGATGCGGTAATGACAAAGGGCCGGGCAATTAAAAAGCATAAATAGTAATTGATTATACCATATAATCATCATAGGTTTGCAGCCTATTATTTTAGTAATATTTAATTTCGGGAAGAATTAATGAAGGAAAAACCTATCTTTGCATTTGTCTTGATACCATTTGCACCAGAATTTGCTGATATATATAAATTCGGTATTAAAGAACCGGCTAAAGATCTGAATATAGTGGCTGAACGGGTAGATGAACAGATATATAAGGAAGGTATTTTGGAGAGAATTTACAGACAAATTGAAATAGCCGATATTATAATTGCTGATATGACGGGGCAAAATCCAAATGTGTTTTATGAAATTGGCTATGCCCACGCAAAAGGGAAATTATGTATTCATTTGACCTCAGATGCTAATGACATACCTTTCGATCTTAAGGATAAACGGCATATCATATATGGTAATTCTATTGAGGAATTAAGGGTTGCGCTGACTAGAGAACTTAATTGGGCCAAAAATGAAATAGAAAATATTAGGAAGAGTCTGATAAAAGTGCATTTAAAAAACATTTACGGCGAATTGGATAAAACTGAATACATTGCTAAGGGTTCCATTTATTTTAAAATTGATTTGCTTAACGAATTCGAAAAGACTTCTTCCGAAATTGAAGCCATTTACTTTTATACGTCTACTGATTGGGATATTTATCAGGACGATAAATTATGTCCATCTGCAAAATCAGATCTTCCAGATTTTCATAAGCGTCATTTTTTAAATTCACCTATACGCAAGATGGCAAGCAACTCGTGGGCTCAAGTAAGTTTCAAGGCAATAAAAATATTGGCAAGGGCATATCAAGGTGAAGCGTTGAAGGATTCTTACAGAATAATAGGAAAAAGTATTTTAAGACTAATGACATCTGAAAGTAATTTTGACTATGATATAAGAATAGATACAACAGTCGATGACCTTCCTTTTTAGAGCTACCGTCAATAATGATCTAGTTACCCTATCACAATTCCTCCAACCAGCCGGAAATCATTTTGGCGGTCGGCTTGATGGTGAGCATTTTGCGCGGCGATATTTCCTCAGACAGCATTTCAATCAAACGATAACCCAGGTAATAGCCGGTGCGGATCGGCGTTGTATCATCCTTGTAACGCAGGCATTGGAAAAAGCGGCCGAGGTCACTGCGATCCCATGACCGGAGCGCCTTTTGTGATTCAGAGATCAACTCGGGCAGGTTCTTGCGGCACCAGGCGAAATAGCCGCCTTTCGGGTTGGGCATGTTGATGCTTTTATGCAGGTTCGCCATAAAGAGATGATTAAGATCATACTCCGGCAGCAGTTTTGTCGAAAGCCATGTCGCAAAGCCTTCCTCATAGATAAATAAATATATCGGGCCTTTGTCATTGCGGATACCGGTTTTGTGCCATCGGATATAATGACCATACTCATGGGCGAGAAGCACCATCAGGTTGTTTCCGACGGTGCCGGGGAAATCAGGCGAGCATCCGATAACAGGTCTGTGATCGAGTTTGTACACCCGGCCGTTGAAAGCGCCGAAGCCGGGAAAAAGAATTATTTCCGGTGGCGTGACTTTGCCAAGCAATCTGACGGCTCTCTTATAGATATCAATCGCGGCGGCTTGCCACTCGGCCGGATCGAACTTTCTAATTTTTGCGCGCCAATTCGGTTCGAGAAGTTTTGCCACGGTTTGGTCAACGTTGTACCGTTTTTCCAGATGATGATTGTTAACTTTGCGCAGGGAATAAATCAGTTTATGTAATTTTTGTTTTTTATCGGCGCTGTTCCCCGCCAGAATTTCTTTGATGGGTGTGATGTAATCATGTATCGTTATTTTGTGCGGCATGACTCCTCCCATGATTCTTCGATCTGCCCTTTATTTAAAACAATTATGGAATCTATGCAATATCTTATTATATTGAATCATGCTGATTCCCGGGGTAAAAAACAAACTTCTCATTGTCGATCTCGAAGCGACCTGCTGGGAGAATAAGGGCTTGTTCAAAGAGATGGAGACGATCGAGATCGGCGCAGTCTTAGCCGATTTGAATGATCGCGACAGTGTCCGCGAATATGATGTTTTTATCCGGCCGGTACGTAATTCCATTTTGTCGGATTTTTGCAAAAATCTGACCTCGATCCGACAGGAAGATGTCGATCAGGCGGAAACATTCCCGGTAGTCTTTCCGAAATTTCTCGAGTGGGCCGGTGATCCGGATGAATATACCTTCGCTTCATGGAGCGGTTATGACAAATGGCAGTTTCAGAATGACTGTGCCTTCCATAAGATGGAATATCCCTTTCCGACTCATTTCGATATCAAGAAGTTCTTTTCGAAAGCGCATCAAAACAGGAAATTCGGTCTCAGCCGGGCCGTCCGAAAGAGCGGGCTGGAGTTCGCGGGGACGCATCATCGCGGAATCGATGATGCCCGCAATATCTGGCGCGTATTAAGAAAAATCATCGACGAGAACGAGCAACTGGAATTATTTTAGCAAATCAAATGGGCGGGGTGTGACCCCGCCCTTTATTGTTTATGCTTTCTGCTCCTGGAACAGGTGAACATCACGCTGCGGGAACGGAATCGAAATATTGTTGGCATCCAGGGCCATTTTGATATTTTCCATCAGGTCGAAATAAACCGCCCAGTAATCGGCTGTTTTTACCCAGGGGCGGACGGCAAAATTGACCGAACTGTCGGCCAATTCGAGCACGCGCACGGTGGGGGCGGGATCCTTGAGTATGCGCTGATCGGCTTTAATAATTCCCTCCATGACATCTTTGGCTTTTTTGATATCGTCGCCATAGCCGATACCGAATACCAAATCGATGCGGCGGGTTTCCTCGGCAATGTAATTAATAATATTACCGCCGGAAAATATGTATGGTTTCGACCGAGCCGCTGCTACCGCCGGCTTCGACATAATGGCCCACCTCGAAAGGCCGAAAAATGATTAGCATGATGCCGGCGGCGAAATTCGACAGTGAGCCCTGTAGTGCAAAACCGACCGCCAGACCGGCGGCGCCGAGGATGGCAATAAAGGATGTCGTTTCCACGCCGAGTGTGCTCAATGAGGCCAGAGCGACCACGACCAGCAGCATGATTCGGGTAAGACTTATGACGAATTTTGCCAGGGTTTTATCGGTGGCCTTCTTTTCAAAAGCACGTTTGAGAACACGGCTGATAACGCTGATGACCATGCGGCCGATCACGAAGATCAGGATGGCGCCGATGATTTTCAAACCATAGGCCGTGCCATAGGCCCACAGCCATTCCATTGCTTTTTCCATTTTCTCTCCTTTCAATGTTTATTGAACTTTTTATGACATATTCAATTCTCAATTCCATTGATTATCTCGATTTACATTAAAAAAACCAATATTCAACATCGATGTTTCACTTATAATGAAAAACCGGAATAATGTCTAATGTTTAATTATCAAATGGCTTTGAATAAACCAGCGATATCTATCGCAGTCCGGCCCGGTCTTGTCGTTGGGTGTTGCGGTATGTGATTGTGCGGTATAGTGTTACATTTATCGAAAGTGATTGACTTTTAGTGCGGCGGCGCTATATTATATCTGTTATGAACGAATGGAAAAGCAATAACGATGATCATCCGAAACCGGATACGCATCCGGTTTGTCACATTGCCCGTTATCAGCCGAAGAGTTCATCCGGTCTTCAGGATGAATAACCCGGCTGAGAAATTCTTTATTCACCAAGAAAATTTATTCCGTTTAATGTGTAAAATGATTGTGAGGTATAAATGACTATAGTTCTGGATGGTTCAGGACTGACCATAGAAAAACTGGTCAGGATTGCCCGGTATAATGAAAAGGTGGAGCTTCACCCGGATGCCATAACGCGAATCAACAAATGCCGCGCCATGCTCGAGAGGAAAATCGAGGCCAGGGAAATCATGTACGGTGTCAATACCGGTATCGGCGAGTTCTCGGAGGTTGTACTTTCGGACGAGCAGGTCAAGGATTTTCAGAAATATTTAATATACAATCATGCGGCCGGTATCGGCGACCCGGCGCCGATCGAGTATGTTCGCGGCGCCATGGCGGCGCGTATAAATGTGCATGCTCATGGAAACTCGGGAAGCCGCCTGGAAATAACTCAGACACTGATCGATATGCTCAACAAAGGCGTCACGCCGTTTGTCTGTCAGAAAGGATCAGTCGGGGCATGCGGCGATTTGGCCCCGATGTCCCAGATTGCATTGTTATTGATGGGCGAGGGGAAAGCGTATTATCAGGGTGAATTGCTGGATGGCAAAGAAGCGCTTAACCGGGCGGGGATTCCGATTCCGGGATTGAAAGCGCGTGACGGGCTGGCCACAATCAACGGCTCCAATGTTCTTACCGCGATGAGTGCCATATTTCTGTATGATGCCAATCGCTGGCTTAAACAGGCCGAAATTGCGGCCGCGATGTCGCTCGAGGCGCTCAAGGCCAACATGAAACCATACACGCCGAAACTGCATGAAGTGCGCGGTTTCAAGGGCGCCGTCAGATCGGCCCGGTCGATTCTCATGATGGTGGCGGGCGGCGACCTGGTTGACGGGCGGATCAAGTGCAAGGTACAGGATGCTTACTCGATGCGTTCCACACCGCAGGTGGTCGGGGCGGCCCATGATGCTCTGGCTTATGCCCGTTCGCAAGTCGAAATCGAGCTGAATGGTGTCGGCGACAACCCGATATTTTTCCCTGATGAAAATATACAGCTTTCCGGGGCCAATTTCCAGGGGTCGCCGGTATCGGTGCCGATGGATATGGCCGGTTACTGTATCACCATGGTTTCGGTCATGTCGGAACGCCGCATGAATCGTCTCAATAACCCGGCCCTGAGTGTCGGTCTGCCGCCGTTTCTGACCAAAGGGGCGGGGATGTTTTCGGGCATGATGCTCTCGCAGTACACCGCCGACATGCAAATTGTCGAGCAGCGGATTCTTTCGGCGCCGGCCTCGGTCCAGTCGATTCCGGCCGCGGCCGACCAGGAGGATTTTGTCTCGATGGGGATGAATACCGCCATCAAGAATTTCCAGATACTCGATAATGCTTATGGTGTGCTCGGTATCGAACTGATGGCGGCGGCTCAGGCGCTCGATTTCCGCGAATATAAATTCGGCAAGGGAACGACGAAGGCCAAAGATATCATTCGCAAGTATGTCGATTTTCTCGAAATCGACCGTCCACTTTACCCTGATCATACGAGGATGAAGGAACTGGTCAAATCGTGCGAGATTCTTGAAGAAGTCGAGAAGGAGATAGGATCGCTGGGGTAGTTGATTTGTGTTGGTGTCAGGTCACAATCCCGACCTCGGCGGAATCAAGACCTGACACGACATTGATTGCAAGGGTAGAGGATTTATCTGGTGTCAGATCACATCCTTCGGTAAACCTTAGGACAGGACCTGACATGACATTGGAATTTAGGGCGGGTTTTTTCGTATTAGGCGCCGTCTTAGTCCCCTCTTGAGAGGGGATTCAGGGGTGTGTAGGTATGCTGCAATCTGAAGAACACACCCCGCCCTTCGGGCACCCCTCTCGAGAGGGGAGGATATAATTATCATGGGTGGATTGGGACGCCTGTCGTCCACGTGAATGGCGTCAGGTCATAATTCCGACCTCGGCGGAATCAGGACCTGACACGACAATAATTAGTTTGCCTGATCAATGACACTGTTGTCAATGCAGAGGGGAATATGAAAAACGAAATTATCTGGGTCAAACGGAAATTCAAGCTGGATCTTCCGGTCGAGATGTTTCCCATTGTGGTCGAACGTTTGCGCGGCGTGCCGGCGCGTCTGGAGGAGAAAATCGCCCCGCTGCCGGATGATATCCTGCGGCATAAGGAGGGCAATGCCTGGTCGATTCTTGAGGTAATCGGGCATCTGGGCGATGTCGAGGCTCTCTGGCACGGGCGAATCGATGATTACCTTGAAAATCTGGATGAACTTCGGCCGGCCAATATAACCAACACGGTAACAAATAAGGCCGATCACAACAGCGCTTCGGTTGAGGAACTCCTGGGGGCCTTTCGGAAGTCGCGGGAGCATCTGGTGAACAGGTTTGACGAGATGACGAATAAGCATAT
The sequence above is a segment of the candidate division Zixibacteria bacterium HGW-Zixibacteria-1 genome. Coding sequences within it:
- a CDS encoding phenylalanine ammonia-lyase — encoded protein: MTIVLDGSGLTIEKLVRIARYNEKVELHPDAITRINKCRAMLERKIEAREIMYGVNTGIGEFSEVVLSDEQVKDFQKYLIYNHAAGIGDPAPIEYVRGAMAARINVHAHGNSGSRLEITQTLIDMLNKGVTPFVCQKGSVGACGDLAPMSQIALLLMGEGKAYYQGELLDGKEALNRAGIPIPGLKARDGLATINGSNVLTAMSAIFLYDANRWLKQAEIAAAMSLEALKANMKPYTPKLHEVRGFKGAVRSARSILMMVAGGDLVDGRIKCKVQDAYSMRSTPQVVGAAHDALAYARSQVEIELNGVGDNPIFFPDENIQLSGANFQGSPVSVPMDMAGYCITMVSVMSERRMNRLNNPALSVGLPPFLTKGAGMFSGMMLSQYTADMQIVEQRILSAPASVQSIPAAADQEDFVSMGMNTAIKNFQILDNAYGVLGIELMAAAQALDFREYKFGKGTTKAKDIIRKYVDFLEIDRPLYPDHTRMKELVKSCEILEEVEKEIGSLG
- the mtnA gene encoding S-methyl-5-thioribose-1-phosphate isomerase, which codes for MNFTVIERVGKTAKILDQTQLPTKLIYKQYNDYRDIMESIRRLEIRGAPAIGIAGAFAVAVAAEVDVNMSVGQYKIILAQVAEEIKAVRPTAVNLGWGVDRVVKVIEDYQGEDIKEFRLHIWAEAEAILKEDKELCDKIGQNGAALINDGDTVLTHCNAGALATGGIGTALAVIYAAKNQGKNVKVYADETRPLLQGARLTSWELMQEGIDVTLICDNMAAMVMKQGKIDKVIVGTDRVAKNGDVANKIGTYGVAVLAREHNIPFYVALPYSTFDNNIPTGDDIPIEERSSTEITDWGGVQTAPDGVKVYSPAFDITPRALVTAYITDQGVTPGGRGE
- a CDS encoding exonuclease, whose product is MLIPGVKNKLLIVDLEATCWENKGLFKEMETIEIGAVLADLNDRDSVREYDVFIRPVRNSILSDFCKNLTSIRQEDVDQAETFPVVFPKFLEWAGDPDEYTFASWSGYDKWQFQNDCAFHKMEYPFPTHFDIKKFFSKAHQNRKFGLSRAVRKSGLEFAGTHHRGIDDARNIWRVLRKIIDENEQLELF
- a CDS encoding DinB family protein — encoded protein: MKNEIIWVKRKFKLDLPVEMFPIVVERLRGVPARLEEKIAPLPDDILRHKEGNAWSILEVIGHLGDVEALWHGRIDDYLENLDELRPANITNTVTNKADHNSASVEELLGAFRKSREHLVNRFDEMTNKHMKMSAYHRRLDTQMRMIDHALFIAEHDDHHLSKITDMINEYSR